The window TAAAAAAATAGCTAAATGGCAAATTCACAAGACCGCAATCAAAAAAATCAGCAGTTACGTACACTAATTACAGACATTGACAATGCTATGTTAACTACAGTCGATGATGATGGTAGTTTGCACAGTCGTCCTATGTCTATGTTTAGCGACATTGACGCAGAGGGGAAACTTTGGTTCTTTACCTTTGCTAACTCCCATAAAGTATTAGAAATTGAACGTCGTCAACAAGTAAATGTGAGTTTTGCTTCACCAGATCAACAGCGATATGTTTCCATTTCAGGCACAGCAGAACTGGTCAGAGATAGAAATAAATTAGAAGAAAAATGGAAACCAGAATTACAAACTTGGTTTCACCAAGGAGTAGATGAACCGAATATTGCTTTGCTAAAAGTGAATATTAACAAAGCCGACTATTGGGAAAGTCCATCAAGTTTTACACCACAAACAATTAGTTTTTTAGAACTTTCACACCATTAATGCTGAGGAAAAATACGGTGAAGAATAACGTGCCTTTCGTGTTGCTTGGAGTGCAGTGAAGCGAGATTACGAAAAAGGCGATGATGGCCAATGGCACAAAAAACCAAAATAATAGGACTAGAAATTAAGTCATGAAAAAACAGCCAATAGTCATGACCGTTCTGTTAACAGCCAGCATATTTACCTTTACTTATAGACCAAATAATGCTTTGGCTCAGTCACATTTAATTCCGATTAAATTAACGCAAAATAATGTTAGTCAAAGTGATAGACAGTTTGTAACTAAAGCTGCTCAGGGTAATTTAGCTGAGGTTGAATTAGGACAATTAGCAACCGAACGGGGCCAGAGTAATGAGGTGAAAGCATTTGGACAACTTATGGTAGACGATCATAGGCGATTAAATCAAGAACTCGAACAATTAGCTGCTCAAAAAGGTATCGATTTTCCGACAGATATCGGTTCAGAAAATAATAGAGTCAGAGCCAATTTACAGAAGTTGTCTGGTTCAGCTTTTGATACGGCATATATCAGGCACATGATTGAAGATCACAACAAGGATATTGCTTTATATCGTCGTCAATCTCAACAAGGTAATGACCAGGATTTGAAAAATTGGGCAGCAAGAAGTTTAGCACTTTTGCAAGAACATTTACGCCTAGCTACTTCTATTCAAGATAGTCTACCAGGACGTAGTAGAAGATAATTACTCTGAAAATTACCAAGCCCAGATACCCAACTTATTGGATAAGTTGGGTATCTTAATTTAAGTAAGTCGGTGTGAAAGTTTCAATGTATGTCATTGCGAACGTAACGAAGTGGAGTGAAGCAATCACAAGGGACTTGGGGTTTTTACATTCTGTTACATAGTTAGGTTTATTTGTGCCGACTTACTTAGTTTATTTATTTGATTTATTTGACATCACTTCCCGTTCACTTTGGGAATGAGTTTTCTCAATATACCCAATTAAGCTTTCCGCCATTTCTACAGATGCAATAATTAATTGCTGTTCCATATTTCCATAACCTCCCTCATCACTAACTTGGGAATAAATGTGAGGATTAGATAGCATACCAGCTAGTAATTGAGATGCCGTTTTTTTCAATTCATCATTTTTTGTCTTCATCTACCTATTCCTGCCAATCTAAAGGCGGTTCAATCAAGGTTTCTGATGATTTACCAGCACGAACACCGGGTTTATCAACTATTTTTACGGTGCTTGCTTGAGGTCCTTCTTCACCTTCTTCTTGAGAAAAATGCACGCCAGTACCAATTTCTAAACGGTCAAAGTCATGATGTAAAACGCTATTGTGGTGGAAGTAGATTTCCCGACCATCTAAAGTTTTCAGGAAACCATAGCCATCTTCTCGGAATAATTTAGTGACAAAGGCTGTATTTTCTTGTGCTTCTTCATATCTGTTAGCTTGTTCACTTGCACGTTGAAGCTGAGTAAGTTTAGCTAACTGCTGACGCATAGCATCAAAGGTTTCTCGAATTACCGCATCTAGAGGTTGATATTGGATACCCTCACCAGGATTTTTTTCTGCTGCCAGTTCATGTCCAGGGGGGACAGTGAGATCAATTCTCACTCGATAAGGAGAGCCACTGCGGGGACGTTCATGAATTTTTTCAATGGCAATATGACAGCTATTGATGTAATTACAAATATGCTCAAGCTTGGCAATTTTTTCGTGAACTAAAGTATCAATCGCATCTGATTTATCTACATTACGATAGGTGATTTCTGGTGGTATTTTCATGCTTTTATCATCCAAATAGGGAATCTAAATATTTTTGCCAATCCCACATCTATACATTTAGTTTTCTCTACCTAGTGAAAATATTTACTGGTGACAAATGCTTCTCTATATTCCATCTAGGTTAATCTTAACCTTAACTAATTTTAAAGAGAGAAATAATTATTTTCCTCTTACTAAGGGGAAGAGATTTTCAGCCTAAGTATCTACCTTAAGAGTGACTTCACTAGTCAAAAGGCAAGAACTATATTTATACTAAAATTTGTTGTCACAATTGGGTTAAAACTTCAGTTGAATTCAGACTTAATTTCGAGAATAATCTGGCTAAGTGGCTGCTTTATCCTATTTTTAGTTGTACTTGTTTTATTCATCCTGTATTTAAGGATTGCTTGGCATAAGAAAGTCAAGTACAGAATGACAGATGTTCCTAGCTTTGAGGAACCTCATTTTCTGCCAGCAATGATGAGTGTGTCAAATTCACTCCTTACTTCTGGTTATGCAGTAAGATTTTGGTTTGATATTGATGCTATCTATACAGCTAGGCTAGAGGCAATTAAACGCGCCCAAAAGACAATTCACTTTGAAACATTTTACATGACTCCAGGGCAGCGGGCTGATGACTTTGCTACGGCCTTAATGGAGCGATCGCTCGCTGGTGTAGAAGTCCTCTTTATTGCCGATAGTTTGGGTGTAAGTTCTATCTCTCAAGACTACTGGCAAAAGTTAAAAGCAGCGGGTGTGGGAGTGCGATTTTTTCATGAATTTAATTGGCAAGCTCCCCTAAATTATAACATCCGCACGCACCGCAAATTGTTATTAATTGATGGAGAAGTTGCTTTTGTCGGCGGTACGGGAGTTTCTGATCATTGGGATGGCATTATGCCCAAAGATATCATCCCCCCCTGGTTAGATTTGGAGGTTTGCTTGACCGGAGAAGTTGTTGTTATTCTGGAAGGAATTTTCATGCAACACTGGTTGTATGAAGGTGGTGTAGCCAGTTTGAGAGCAGAATTATTTAAACCTGCTGTTACGGGTGAATTTAATATGTTGGTAACACCTGGTAGCTCACCATCTGCCAGTTCTTCTGTCTGCGCCCTTTTTTATACGACTTTCCTAGCAGCGAAAAAACGCATTTGGATTGCTAGTCCTTACTTTTTACTTGATAGTAACTCGCGGAGGGCTTTATTAGAAGCCAAAAAAAGAGGAGTTGAGATTCGGATTCTGACAATGGGTACAAAGAATGATAAAACATTAGTTTACTATGCCGTGCGTCAAGGTTACGCTGATTTGTTAACAGCAGGAATTGAAATATATGAATATCAACCAAGCATGATGCACGCGAAGGTTTTGCTAATTGATGACACTTTTGTCAGTACAGGTAGTGCTAATTTAGATCCTCGCAGTATGTTTCATAATGATGAACTGAATATTTCTTTAGCTGAACCGAAATTAGCAAATTTTGTCGAAACTTTCTTTGTTTATGGCTTTTCCAAAAGCCGTCAAATCAAGATGTCAGAATGGAAGCGAAGAAATATTCTACAAAAGCTATTAGGTCAATTGGTTTTGTCTTTTCGTTGGCAATTATAGCAAACAATAGGGGATAGGAAGAAATGAATTCAAAGATGAACAAGATATTCTCAGAACCCTTAAGTACCGAATATTTAAAAATCAAGATTAAGGGCTTGCCTCAATATTTGCACAATACTAAGATAGTTCAGCTTTCAGACTTCCATTTTGATGGTTTATTACTAGCAGAAGATTTACTTGCTCAAGCTATTGATGTCACCAATCAAATGAAACCTGATTTAGTGGTATTAACAGGCGATTTTGTAACTCATAATCCCCAACCCATTCATCAATTAGCCAAGCGGTTAAAGCATTTGCAAAGTCGCGCTGGTGTTTATGCAATTTTGGGCAATCATGACCTTTATTTTTCTCACTCAAAAACAGAAATTACTTCAGCTTTAACTGCGGTGGGAATTAAGGTACTTTGGAATCAAGTAGCCTATCCTTTAGGTTCAGAGTTAGCATTAGTAGGACTCGCTGATTTTTGGTCGCCAGAATTTCATCCCGCACCTGTGATGAATATGTTAAATATAGATATCCCTCGCATTGTTTTATCTCATAATCCTGATAGTGCAGTAGTTTTGAAAAAATGGCGCGTAGATTTACAATTATCAGGACATACTCATGGGGGTCAAATTGTTATTCCCGGAGTTGGTTCTGTCCCTAGTTGGATTCATGCATCCCGTGATAAAATTCCTGAATTCTTTTGGCCTTGGATACCTTTTATTAAGGGTAAATGGCCGAAAGTAGTGGAAAATTGGCAATGGAGTCAAGGACTACATCAAGTCGGTACAAATCAATTGTATGTAAATCGTGGTTTGGGAACTTTCCCCCCCGGACGTTGGTATTGTCCACCCGAAGTAACAGCCATCTCTCTGGTGTAAAAACATTAAATCGCAACGTTTCACAACAGATCACTTTGCGCTCTCCTGAATTTGGCAAATATTTCCACCACTAAATCTCCTCTCGTGGTAAAATGCTAATTCCCAGATTTGGGAAACTCCGGTTAAATTCCGGGACTGTGCCGCAGCTGTAAAGCAATTTGATATTTTAGATTGCTGATTTTAGATGGTTGATACTCAGAAAACCCCTTGTGCAAACAATACGGGTAATCAGAAAATCCAAAATCCAAAATCTAAAATCCAAAATTGAACAAGTCAGAATGCCAACTCTAGGGAATCTATCTAAGTTCTGTCTCTGCGTCGCACGGGGAAGGAGTGCTAGTTTTGTTAAGCCCATTTACTGCCTGTCCAGGCTTATTTTACACCACACCAGCCCAGGATGGGAT of the Anabaena sphaerica FACHB-251 genome contains:
- a CDS encoding pyridoxamine 5'-phosphate oxidase family protein; its protein translation is MANSQDRNQKNQQLRTLITDIDNAMLTTVDDDGSLHSRPMSMFSDIDAEGKLWFFTFANSHKVLEIERRQQVNVSFASPDQQRYVSISGTAELVRDRNKLEEKWKPELQTWFHQGVDEPNIALLKVNINKADYWESPSSFTPQTISFLELSHH
- a CDS encoding DUF4142 domain-containing protein, translating into MKKQPIVMTVLLTASIFTFTYRPNNALAQSHLIPIKLTQNNVSQSDRQFVTKAAQGNLAEVELGQLATERGQSNEVKAFGQLMVDDHRRLNQELEQLAAQKGIDFPTDIGSENNRVRANLQKLSGSAFDTAYIRHMIEDHNKDIALYRRQSQQGNDQDLKNWAARSLALLQEHLRLATSIQDSLPGRSRR
- a CDS encoding HPF/RaiA family ribosome-associated protein, which produces MKIPPEITYRNVDKSDAIDTLVHEKIAKLEHICNYINSCHIAIEKIHERPRSGSPYRVRIDLTVPPGHELAAEKNPGEGIQYQPLDAVIRETFDAMRQQLAKLTQLQRASEQANRYEEAQENTAFVTKLFREDGYGFLKTLDGREIYFHHNSVLHHDFDRLEIGTGVHFSQEEGEEGPQASTVKIVDKPGVRAGKSSETLIEPPLDWQE
- a CDS encoding phospholipase D-like domain-containing protein, with amino-acid sequence MTDVPSFEEPHFLPAMMSVSNSLLTSGYAVRFWFDIDAIYTARLEAIKRAQKTIHFETFYMTPGQRADDFATALMERSLAGVEVLFIADSLGVSSISQDYWQKLKAAGVGVRFFHEFNWQAPLNYNIRTHRKLLLIDGEVAFVGGTGVSDHWDGIMPKDIIPPWLDLEVCLTGEVVVILEGIFMQHWLYEGGVASLRAELFKPAVTGEFNMLVTPGSSPSASSSVCALFYTTFLAAKKRIWIASPYFLLDSNSRRALLEAKKRGVEIRILTMGTKNDKTLVYYAVRQGYADLLTAGIEIYEYQPSMMHAKVLLIDDTFVSTGSANLDPRSMFHNDELNISLAEPKLANFVETFFVYGFSKSRQIKMSEWKRRNILQKLLGQLVLSFRWQL
- a CDS encoding metallophosphoesterase, producing MNKIFSEPLSTEYLKIKIKGLPQYLHNTKIVQLSDFHFDGLLLAEDLLAQAIDVTNQMKPDLVVLTGDFVTHNPQPIHQLAKRLKHLQSRAGVYAILGNHDLYFSHSKTEITSALTAVGIKVLWNQVAYPLGSELALVGLADFWSPEFHPAPVMNMLNIDIPRIVLSHNPDSAVVLKKWRVDLQLSGHTHGGQIVIPGVGSVPSWIHASRDKIPEFFWPWIPFIKGKWPKVVENWQWSQGLHQVGTNQLYVNRGLGTFPPGRWYCPPEVTAISLV